The Candidatus Hydrogenedens sp. genome has a window encoding:
- the waaF gene encoding lipopolysaccharide heptosyltransferase II — translation MKSILFFAPNWIGDAVMATPLLRSIKKFYPSASVHIVAKKAVCELLDGLKYINDSFSLPSHPLQQLKLAYELRKYKYSSAFVLPHSFRSALLAFITGASLRIGYDCNSRGFLLSHRIAFPQDGSGNRKIQYMVYEYLRLAELLNIPFDNKGLELAVSEEEQSLWIKELEKEQLGGFRVGIAPGASFGSSKRWGVQRFATVAEVLTQKYGLTPILITGPGEEEIKNDFSKYYKKKFIDPFINGHHLSRLKAVIKNLDLLICNDSGPRHIAIAFDIPVICLMGPTKPEYTESPWERGEVLRVPVDCGPCQLPECPTDHRCMTLITPEMVLNAIETWLNKR, via the coding sequence ATGAAATCGATACTTTTTTTCGCACCGAATTGGATTGGCGATGCGGTGATGGCTACGCCATTGCTACGTTCAATAAAAAAGTTTTATCCGTCTGCCTCTGTTCATATTGTTGCCAAAAAAGCAGTTTGCGAACTTCTTGATGGATTAAAATATATTAATGATTCTTTCTCTTTGCCGTCACATCCTTTACAGCAGTTAAAATTGGCGTATGAATTGAGAAAATACAAGTATTCATCTGCTTTTGTATTGCCTCATTCCTTTCGTTCTGCTCTTCTTGCTTTTATTACTGGTGCGTCATTAAGAATTGGTTATGATTGTAATTCACGAGGTTTTTTATTATCTCATCGAATTGCCTTCCCCCAAGATGGTTCTGGTAATCGCAAAATTCAATACATGGTTTACGAATACTTAAGATTAGCTGAACTGCTAAATATTCCATTTGATAATAAGGGTTTGGAATTAGCCGTATCTGAGGAGGAGCAATCTCTGTGGATAAAAGAGTTAGAAAAAGAACAATTAGGAGGCTTTCGTGTGGGTATTGCTCCAGGTGCGTCGTTTGGTTCGAGTAAACGTTGGGGTGTTCAAAGGTTTGCTACAGTTGCAGAGGTATTAACACAAAAATATGGATTAACGCCCATACTAATCACAGGACCTGGGGAAGAAGAGATTAAAAATGATTTTTCTAAATATTATAAAAAGAAGTTTATTGACCCTTTCATTAATGGGCATCATCTTTCCCGACTTAAGGCGGTTATTAAAAATTTAGACCTCCTTATTTGTAATGATAGTGGACCACGGCATATTGCTATTGCTTTCGATATCCCTGTGATTTGCCTAATGGGACCGACAAAACCTGAATATACCGAAAGTCCGTGGGAACGTGGTGAAGTGCTTCGTGTTCCTGTCGATTGTGGACCTTGCCAATTACCTGAGTGTCCCACAGACCACCGTTGTATGACGTTAATTACACCCGAAATGGTTCTTAACGCAATAGAAACATGGCTAAACAAAAGATAA
- a CDS encoding DUF1318 domain-containing protein: MKKVIILMLVIGIALSINCVLQTKHTIEAHITLDIRHVQEQAGSLLDYVEKKRDELPVKEDNGEQKKTSWLGSSFCIFKPAYAESLATVSPLAKEIADRMRERYDAIEALKNQGCVAENNRGYLELKDCDAQKEAERKNEIQRLLSEENKDRKALYKEIANLNKNIPDMSISKVETIYALERIQRAKSGQIIQLPDNNEDFMKVKNSGLGQKLGDKCVPGAWVTVP; the protein is encoded by the coding sequence ATGAAAAAAGTTATCATCCTTATGTTAGTGATAGGCATTGCATTAAGTATTAACTGTGTGTTGCAAACAAAACATACCATAGAAGCCCATATAACACTTGATATACGACATGTTCAGGAACAAGCGGGTAGTTTGCTGGATTACGTTGAAAAGAAGAGGGATGAATTACCAGTCAAAGAAGATAATGGCGAGCAAAAGAAAACGAGCTGGTTAGGTTCCAGTTTCTGTATTTTCAAACCTGCATACGCGGAGTCTTTGGCAACTGTGTCTCCTCTCGCCAAAGAGATTGCAGACCGTATGCGGGAACGGTATGATGCCATAGAAGCCTTGAAAAATCAGGGGTGTGTCGCTGAAAATAATCGAGGCTATTTAGAGTTGAAGGATTGTGATGCTCAAAAAGAAGCGGAACGTAAAAATGAGATTCAACGACTGCTTTCCGAAGAGAATAAAGACCGAAAAGCACTCTATAAAGAGATCGCTAATTTAAACAAAAATATACCTGATATGTCTATATCAAAAGTTGAGACCATCTATGCCCTTGAACGAATCCAAAGAGCCAAATCTGGGCAAATTATCCAGCTTCCAGACAATAATGAAGACTTTATGAAAGTTAAAAATAGTGGATTAGGCCAAAAGTTGGGAGATAAATGTGTCCCAGGAGCATGGGTAACAGTTCCTTAA
- a CDS encoding response regulator, whose protein sequence is MKKKLKSVDKVENDSNNHSEDTDEISERELDTVSDISKLYRVLLIQPHKGVSSSLYQIILEHLPECHIDCASSLKDAMDYVKVLVPDCIILDIALGNEVCLTLCRHWKTTIKTSKTPILLVINNDIATQRRWEYLAAGVDDFLVFPCDITELITRVRILLKIKQTEVVLWDTSRKLMNLAEERSRALFVYDELNRFLLDNCSNPILIFELNKNIEDSRFLNGNSIVYRMTGYTKDEFLQLRLRDIIPKNRMEGVQGRIESIIQHQQVSFETVILAKDGRQIPIYVQARVFDTDNQPCIIAIGQPLEDTQSITSERLSESISRYRILAAQTGMMIYDCNLQTGKIKWGGAVTQVTGYLPRELDMIDFQRWVDHIHPEDLPRVQAHIAIAREEVGKFRIEYRLMHKSGEYRYIENQGVVLPDANGEAYRILGSIKDITAQKQEEEERRRAEQQIQHSQRLESLGVLAGGIAHDFNNLLAVIIGLTDMALNEVPKKTPLHDDLKEVLQAAHRAKDLVKQILTFSRQTGEERSPLYLHVIAREALKLLRATTPPSIEIIDNIDVHSGAIMGNPAQIHQVVMNYCTNAIQAMPKGGKLEVDIRDVVLDNSASSIHPKLKPGTYVKLTVRDNGHGMEPQILERIFDPFFTTKKPGEGTGMGLAVVHGIVSAHGGAIIVESKPGMGSTFYTYFPRIDHPIVSEQKSDEEPLEGHERILFVDDEESVCKLGKRVLTQWGYEVEACQNPLSALAIFTQAPDRFDLVVTDQAMPKMSGEVLARWVKELRPEIPVILFTGFSGELSPDELKRLGIDEIVMKPIVARDLAQRIRKVLDQQKKKS, encoded by the coding sequence ATGAAAAAGAAGTTGAAATCAGTTGATAAAGTTGAGAACGACTCCAACAACCATAGTGAAGACACAGATGAGATATCTGAAAGAGAATTAGATACTGTTTCTGATATATCCAAACTTTACCGTGTACTACTTATTCAGCCACACAAAGGAGTGAGTTCCTCTCTATATCAAATAATATTGGAACATCTTCCAGAATGTCATATCGACTGTGCGTCATCATTAAAAGACGCAATGGACTATGTAAAGGTTTTAGTCCCAGACTGTATAATCCTTGATATCGCCCTCGGAAATGAAGTCTGCCTAACATTATGCCGACATTGGAAAACAACGATTAAAACAAGCAAAACTCCCATTCTCCTTGTCATCAATAATGATATTGCAACCCAGCGACGTTGGGAATATTTAGCCGCTGGTGTGGACGATTTTCTTGTTTTCCCTTGCGATATTACAGAACTCATTACTCGTGTTCGTATCTTACTAAAGATAAAACAGACCGAAGTGGTATTATGGGATACAAGCCGCAAATTAATGAATTTAGCAGAGGAACGTTCTCGTGCATTATTTGTTTACGACGAATTAAATCGCTTCTTATTAGATAACTGTAGCAATCCTATCCTGATATTTGAACTTAACAAAAATATTGAGGATAGCCGTTTTCTCAATGGTAATTCGATAGTGTATAGAATGACAGGATATACCAAAGACGAATTCCTACAACTCCGTCTTCGTGATATCATCCCCAAAAACAGAATGGAAGGGGTACAGGGTAGGATAGAAAGTATCATCCAGCATCAACAAGTTTCATTCGAAACGGTGATATTAGCCAAGGATGGTCGTCAAATCCCGATTTATGTGCAAGCGCGAGTCTTTGATACTGATAATCAGCCCTGCATTATTGCCATTGGCCAACCTTTAGAAGATACCCAGAGTATTACCTCTGAACGACTTTCCGAAAGTATTTCTCGTTACCGCATTTTAGCTGCACAAACAGGGATGATGATTTATGATTGCAACCTTCAGACAGGCAAAATTAAGTGGGGTGGTGCGGTAACACAAGTCACAGGCTACCTCCCACGTGAATTAGACATGATAGATTTTCAACGTTGGGTTGACCACATTCATCCAGAGGATTTACCCCGTGTTCAGGCTCATATTGCAATTGCACGGGAAGAAGTAGGCAAGTTCCGAATCGAGTATCGGCTTATGCATAAAAGTGGTGAATATCGATACATTGAAAATCAAGGAGTAGTTTTGCCAGACGCAAATGGTGAGGCTTACCGTATCTTAGGGTCGATAAAGGATATTACAGCCCAAAAACAAGAAGAAGAAGAGCGACGTCGTGCCGAACAACAGATTCAACATTCCCAGCGATTGGAGAGCCTCGGTGTTCTGGCGGGTGGGATTGCTCATGACTTTAATAACCTACTTGCAGTGATTATCGGACTAACCGATATGGCACTAAATGAAGTCCCTAAAAAGACACCCCTTCATGATGATTTAAAGGAAGTATTACAAGCGGCTCATCGTGCCAAAGACCTCGTAAAACAAATTTTAACATTTAGCCGTCAAACAGGTGAAGAACGGTCACCGTTATACCTTCATGTAATCGCCCGAGAAGCACTGAAACTATTACGAGCAACAACTCCACCAAGCATCGAAATCATTGATAATATTGACGTCCATTCGGGTGCTATCATGGGAAATCCAGCACAGATTCATCAAGTTGTGATGAATTACTGCACAAATGCAATTCAAGCCATGCCAAAAGGAGGCAAACTGGAAGTAGATATACGAGATGTGGTGCTGGATAATAGTGCCTCCAGTATCCATCCCAAATTGAAGCCCGGCACGTATGTTAAATTAACAGTTCGCGACAATGGTCATGGTATGGAACCCCAAATCTTAGAACGCATCTTCGACCCATTTTTTACTACAAAAAAACCGGGCGAGGGAACAGGCATGGGATTGGCAGTTGTTCATGGCATTGTCTCTGCTCATGGAGGGGCTATTATTGTGGAAAGCAAACCGGGCATGGGCTCTACTTTTTATACCTACTTCCCCAGAATTGACCATCCAATTGTTTCCGAACAAAAGTCAGATGAGGAACCTCTCGAAGGGCATGAGCGAATACTTTTTGTCGATGATGAGGAATCGGTATGTAAATTAGGGAAGCGTGTCCTGACTCAATGGGGTTATGAAGTCGAAGCATGTCAGAATCCCTTATCTGCTTTAGCCATCTTTACACAAGCCCCAGACCGATTTGACCTTGTTGTTACAGACCAAGCCATGCCGAAAATGTCTGGTGAAGTTCTGGCTCGATGGGTTAAGGAACTTCGACCTGAAATACCTGTGATTTTATTTACAGGTTTTAGCGGTGAACTTTCTCCCGATGAATTAAAGCGGTTAGGTATTGATGAAATCGTTATGAAACCCATTGTTGCCCGTGACCTTGCTCAACGTATCCGAAAAGTACTCGACCAGCAAAAGAAAAAATCATAG
- a CDS encoding ARMT1-like domain-containing protein yields the protein MKVTLDCLVCFIRQAYRSAKIATSDPEIQRQILISVGAELQNMDMSLSPAELSQFIYEITAKLSGKSDPYLEEKRQQNELAMSVEEELRGIRDHSENPLLTALLLSAAGNIIDLGILKTEDIDIHTAIEQALTLHFAVNHFEQFQKDLRTAKQLLFFLDNAGEIVFDKILIEELQKYVEVTAVVKGTPIINDACMEDAITVGLDKVCNVIPMERGWIGAPWRQLSSDLRKRMEEADIIIGKGQGNYETLDDYPGNVYLLLKAKCSVVAEHMGVKEGEIGFLSPRKQRANHH from the coding sequence ATGAAGGTTACACTTGATTGTCTTGTTTGTTTTATTCGTCAGGCGTATCGTTCTGCGAAAATAGCGACATCTGACCCAGAAATACAACGTCAAATCCTTATTTCTGTTGGTGCTGAACTGCAGAACATGGACATGTCATTATCACCAGCAGAACTATCTCAGTTTATATATGAAATAACTGCAAAACTGTCTGGTAAATCTGACCCATATTTAGAAGAAAAGAGACAGCAGAATGAATTGGCAATGAGTGTAGAAGAAGAATTGCGAGGTATTCGTGACCATAGCGAGAATCCTTTGTTAACTGCCCTACTTCTTTCCGCTGCTGGAAACATTATTGACTTGGGCATCTTAAAAACAGAGGATATTGATATTCATACAGCGATTGAACAAGCCCTAACATTACATTTTGCGGTAAATCATTTTGAGCAATTTCAGAAAGATTTGAGAACAGCAAAACAATTGCTGTTTTTCTTGGATAATGCTGGGGAAATTGTATTTGATAAGATCCTTATTGAAGAACTGCAAAAGTATGTCGAGGTAACGGCTGTGGTAAAGGGCACACCAATCATTAACGATGCCTGTATGGAAGACGCTATTACAGTAGGTTTAGACAAGGTATGTAATGTGATACCTATGGAACGGGGTTGGATTGGTGCTCCATGGCGACAACTTTCATCAGATTTGCGAAAACGAATGGAAGAAGCAGACATCATTATCGGCAAAGGGCAAGGGAATTATGAAACGCTTGACGACTATCCTGGCAATGTTTATTTATTGCTTAAAGCCAAATGTTCTGTAGTGGCAGAACACATGGGCGTTAAAGAAGGGGAAATTGGTTTTCTTTCACCGCGGAAACAACGTGCTAACCATCATTAA
- a CDS encoding ABC transporter ATP-binding protein, with translation MSNVIICENIHKKYYDGSRVLHILRGVNLEVPEGKILAISGPSGVGKSTLLHIIGTLDSPTEGRIVIGGRDVQKLSRMEINQLRNKDIGFVFQFYHLLPEFTALENVMMPALCKGKRKGECSERAEELLCKVGLKERMTHKPGELSGGEQQRVAIARALFNEPRVVLTDEPTGNLDEETSSGVIDLLWKLNEDENITLVVVTHDDSLAQKAHHWVHLHEGQTYIKK, from the coding sequence ATGAGTAATGTTATTATTTGTGAAAATATTCATAAAAAGTACTACGATGGGTCGCGGGTACTCCATATTTTACGAGGAGTAAATCTCGAAGTCCCAGAAGGGAAAATATTAGCCATTAGTGGTCCATCAGGCGTCGGAAAGAGTACCTTACTACATATTATAGGCACACTGGATTCGCCAACCGAAGGACGAATTGTTATAGGTGGAAGGGATGTGCAAAAGTTATCCCGAATGGAGATTAATCAATTGCGGAATAAAGACATCGGTTTCGTTTTTCAATTCTATCATTTACTGCCTGAATTTACAGCCCTTGAAAATGTGATGATGCCTGCATTATGTAAAGGGAAAAGAAAAGGAGAGTGTTCAGAACGTGCGGAAGAACTTTTATGCAAAGTAGGATTGAAAGAGCGGATGACGCATAAACCTGGCGAATTAAGTGGAGGCGAACAACAGAGGGTTGCCATAGCCCGAGCCTTGTTCAATGAACCGAGGGTTGTGCTTACCGATGAACCTACAGGAAATTTGGATGAAGAAACAAGTAGTGGTGTTATTGATTTACTCTGGAAGTTAAATGAGGATGAAAATATTACACTTGTTGTAGTAACTCATGATGATAGTTTAGCCCAAAAGGCACATCATTGGGTTCATCTACATGAGGGGCAAACATATATTAAGAAGTAA